The genomic stretch CGTGCGGGTTCTATTCGTAGCCCTATCTGGGTTGGCGGTGGTAAAACTTTTGCTGCTCGTCCACAAGATTGGTCTCAAAAAGTAAACCGTAAAATGTACCGCGGTGCAATGCAATGTATCTTAGCTGAACTTGTTCGCCAAGATCGTCTTGTATTGGTTGAAGAGTTTGCTGTTGCAGCTCCAAAAACTAAAGAGTTGCTTGCAAAACTTAACGACTTAAATGCTGCTCGTGCATTAATCGTTACTGACGCTGTAGATGAGAACTTATATCTTGCAGCACGCAACCTTCCGCATGTAGATGTGGTAGATGCAACTGCAATCGATCCTGTAAGCTTGATCGCGTTTGATAAAGTTGTGATGTCTGTAGCTGCTGCTAAGAAAATTGAGGTAGAACTCGGATGAACAACGAACGTATCTATCAAGTCCTTAAAGGACCAGTCTTCTCAGAAAAGGCACAAGTTTTAGGTGATACTGTTGGTGTTCAAGTATTTAAAGTAGACATCAATGCTACTAAGCTTGAAATCAAAAAAGCAGTTGAAAAACTTTTTGGTGTAGAAGTTGTTAAAGTTAACACAACTATTACTAAAGGTAAGACTAAGCGCTTTGGTCGTACATTAGGACGCCGTTCTGATGTTAAAAAAGCATACGTCACCCTGAAAGCCGGCCAAGATGTTGAAATGGCTGACTTGGGCGATACCGCTGAAAGCGCAGCGGAATAAGGACGAAAATTATGCCGATTCAAAAATGTAAGCCAACGTCTCCAGGACGTCGCTTTGTAGAGAAAGTGGTTCATGACCATCTTCACAAAGGCGCGCCTTACGCACCGTTGGTTGAAGCTAAAAAACGTACTGGTGGTCGTAATAACAACGGTCACATTACTACTCGTCACGTTGGTGGTGGTCATAAACAACACTACCGTATCGTTGACTTTAAACGTAACAAAGACAGCATCCCAGCTGTTGTAGAGCGTATTGAATACGATCCAAACCGTACAGCACATATTGCTTTGTTGAAATATGCTGACGGTGAGCGTCGTTATATCATTGCACCTAAAGGCTTACGTGCTGGCGATAAAGTACAATCTGGTAACGATGCTCCAATTCGTCCAGGTAACTGCTTGCCACTTCGTAATATGCCGATCGGTTCTACACTTCATAACGTTGAACTTAAAATTGGTAAGGGTGCGCAATTAGCGCGTTCTGCTGGTGCTTCTGTTCAGTTATTGGGTCGTGATGGTTCTTACGCAATTATTCGTCTTCGTTCAGGCGAAATGCGTAAAGTACATGTTGAATGCCGCGCTGTAATTGGTGAAGTTTCTAACCAAGAAAACAACCTTCGTTCATTGGGTAAAGCTGGTGCTTCACGCTGGCGTGGTGTTCGTCCTACCGTACGTGGTATGGCGATGAACCCAATTGATCACCCGCATGGTGGTGGTGAAGGGCGTAACAAAGGTATTCAACCTGTAAGCCCATGGGGTCAAAAAGCTAAAGGGTACAAGACACGTACCAATAAGCGTACGACTAAGATGATTATTCGCGACCGTCGCGTCAAGTAAAGGAATCTGACTA from Acinetobacter pittii encodes the following:
- the rplD gene encoding 50S ribosomal protein L4, translating into MNLKTVSGSAVELSEVAFGREFNEALVHQVVTAYLAGGRQGTRAQKSRADVSGGGKKPFRQKGTGRARAGSIRSPIWVGGGKTFAARPQDWSQKVNRKMYRGAMQCILAELVRQDRLVLVEEFAVAAPKTKELLAKLNDLNAARALIVTDAVDENLYLAARNLPHVDVVDATAIDPVSLIAFDKVVMSVAAAKKIEVELG
- the rplW gene encoding 50S ribosomal protein L23; protein product: MNNERIYQVLKGPVFSEKAQVLGDTVGVQVFKVDINATKLEIKKAVEKLFGVEVVKVNTTITKGKTKRFGRTLGRRSDVKKAYVTLKAGQDVEMADLGDTAESAAE
- the rplB gene encoding 50S ribosomal protein L2; this translates as MPIQKCKPTSPGRRFVEKVVHDHLHKGAPYAPLVEAKKRTGGRNNNGHITTRHVGGGHKQHYRIVDFKRNKDSIPAVVERIEYDPNRTAHIALLKYADGERRYIIAPKGLRAGDKVQSGNDAPIRPGNCLPLRNMPIGSTLHNVELKIGKGAQLARSAGASVQLLGRDGSYAIIRLRSGEMRKVHVECRAVIGEVSNQENNLRSLGKAGASRWRGVRPTVRGMAMNPIDHPHGGGEGRNKGIQPVSPWGQKAKGYKTRTNKRTTKMIIRDRRVK